In a single window of the Acinetobacter sp. CS-2 genome:
- a CDS encoding ABC transporter ATP-binding protein yields MHSIQDANNPQALLSVQHLNIRQAEHVLVADLNFQLHAGETVALVGESGSGKSISSLALLGLLPSTLKIQGQALLGQQNLLALKTEQLRQIRGQKIAMIFQEPMTALNPLHRVEKIIGETLLLQGWSKQKAKARIIELLKDVGIPDPEEKLRRYPHELSGGQRQRVMIAMALALDPDILIADEPTTALDVTLQAQILKLLKSLQQSRNMAMILISHDLNLVRRYADQVIVMNKGVVEEQGSVAEIFQYPKQAYTRDLLNHDFGEALHIPEAENLLTLKQVAVKFPIKQGLLNWVKDYFIAVEPLDLQLAQGESIGIVGESGSGKSSLALAISRLIKSDGEIVLLGTDLNQCNEKQLRPLRAEFQMVFQDPFSSLNPRLNVEQTIGEGLGLKKLSATDISQRIDEALEKVELPISFRTRYPHELSGGQRQRVALARALVLNPKLLILDEPTSALDRTTQRAIVKLLRRLQQEHQISYLFISHDLQVVKALCQKVLVLRRAQVMEFQTTEQLFLNPQTEYTRQLIEASQYV; encoded by the coding sequence ATGCATTCGATCCAAGACGCCAATAATCCGCAAGCCTTGTTAAGCGTGCAGCATTTAAATATCCGGCAAGCAGAGCATGTGCTGGTAGCTGACCTGAATTTTCAGTTGCATGCCGGTGAAACCGTTGCACTGGTCGGTGAAAGTGGTTCGGGTAAGTCGATTAGCAGTTTGGCTTTACTCGGACTGTTACCCAGTACTTTGAAGATTCAAGGTCAGGCCTTATTGGGACAGCAAAATCTACTGGCACTGAAAACTGAACAGTTACGACAAATTCGTGGCCAGAAAATTGCCATGATTTTTCAGGAACCGATGACGGCTTTAAATCCCTTGCACAGGGTGGAAAAAATTATTGGTGAAACCTTATTGCTGCAAGGCTGGTCCAAACAAAAGGCCAAAGCACGAATTATTGAATTATTAAAAGATGTCGGCATTCCCGACCCTGAAGAGAAATTGCGCCGTTATCCGCATGAGCTTTCTGGCGGACAGCGGCAGCGCGTGATGATTGCCATGGCACTGGCCTTAGATCCGGACATTCTGATTGCCGATGAGCCGACCACAGCACTGGATGTTACCTTGCAAGCACAGATTTTAAAACTGCTTAAATCTTTGCAGCAAAGCCGAAATATGGCGATGATTCTGATCAGCCATGATCTTAATCTGGTACGTCGCTATGCCGATCAGGTCATTGTAATGAACAAAGGTGTAGTAGAAGAACAGGGCAGCGTAGCGGAAATATTTCAATATCCGAAACAGGCCTATACCCGAGATTTACTGAATCATGATTTTGGTGAGGCGCTACACATTCCAGAAGCTGAAAATTTATTGACCTTAAAGCAGGTTGCGGTGAAGTTCCCGATCAAGCAGGGATTACTCAACTGGGTCAAAGACTATTTTATTGCGGTCGAGCCTTTGGACTTACAATTAGCCCAAGGTGAATCGATTGGTATTGTCGGTGAAAGCGGTTCAGGTAAAAGTTCACTGGCTTTGGCTATTAGCCGTTTGATCAAAAGTGACGGTGAAATTGTGCTGCTCGGTACCGATTTAAACCAATGCAATGAAAAACAGTTACGGCCTTTACGTGCCGAATTTCAGATGGTGTTTCAAGACCCGTTTAGCAGTTTGAATCCGCGTTTGAATGTCGAGCAAACCATTGGTGAAGGCTTGGGCTTAAAAAAACTTTCTGCTACAGACATATCTCAGCGGATTGATGAAGCACTGGAAAAAGTAGAATTGCCGATCAGCTTTAGAACTCGTTATCCACATGAGCTGTCAGGTGGACAACGTCAGCGTGTCGCCTTGGCACGCGCTTTGGTGTTGAATCCTAAACTGCTGATACTGGATGAACCGACCTCGGCGCTGGACCGTACCACGCAGCGCGCCATAGTGAAATTACTCAGACGTTTGCAGCAAGAGCATCAGATCAGTTATCTGTTTATCAGCCATGACCTGCAAGTGGTCAAAGCCCTGTGTCAGAAAGTGCTGGTATTACGTCGTGCGCAGGTCATGGAATTTCAAACGACTGAGCAGCTGTTTTTAAATCCGCAAACTGAATATACCCGTCAATTAATCGAAGCAAGTCAGTATGTTTAA
- a CDS encoding NADH:flavin oxidoreductase/NADH oxidase family protein, which yields MSHLAEAITIRNITFKNRIIKAAMSEALANDAGQPSQLHFNLYETWAKGGLGCAITGNVMVDVRAKNEPGVVVIESERDLAKLQQWATLGKKYGMVQLVQLSHPGRQCPKGLNRETVAPSAVSFSPALATTFGTPRELREDEILDIIQRFAISAQICEKAGFEGIQLHGAHGYLISQFLSPLTNKRQDQWGGPIENRMRFLLEIYKAVRAATSDQFIISVKLNSADFQRGGITEDEVVAVFKAIDAVGIDLIEISGGTYEAPAMAGAKEDKRKASTIAREAYFLDFAEKIRKEVKCHLMVTGGFRTVAGMNAALDSGACDFIGIARPLAVETDLTDRLIAGQDVRYAVDKIKTGIPMVDKMAIMEIIWYAAQFKDIARGKRPNPKLSPLKVFLKYAKNNITAIIKGQINSRRSA from the coding sequence ATGAGCCATCTTGCTGAAGCCATTACCATTCGAAATATCACTTTTAAAAACAGAATAATCAAAGCCGCAATGAGTGAAGCCTTGGCAAATGACGCAGGTCAGCCCAGCCAGTTGCATTTTAATCTTTATGAAACCTGGGCCAAAGGTGGTTTGGGCTGTGCCATTACCGGTAATGTCATGGTGGATGTTCGAGCCAAAAATGAACCGGGCGTGGTGGTGATTGAGTCAGAACGCGATTTGGCCAAGCTACAGCAATGGGCAACGCTCGGCAAGAAATATGGCATGGTGCAACTGGTGCAATTGTCCCATCCCGGCCGTCAGTGTCCCAAAGGTTTAAACAGGGAAACCGTAGCACCTTCGGCTGTATCTTTTTCTCCTGCGCTGGCAACCACCTTTGGCACACCACGTGAATTACGTGAAGATGAGATTCTCGACATTATCCAGCGTTTTGCCATTTCTGCACAAATCTGCGAAAAAGCTGGCTTTGAAGGCATACAGTTGCATGGGGCACATGGTTATCTGATCAGCCAGTTTTTATCGCCATTGACCAACAAACGTCAGGATCAATGGGGTGGTCCGATTGAAAACCGGATGCGCTTCCTGCTGGAAATTTATAAGGCTGTCCGTGCGGCAACCTCGGATCAATTTATCATTTCCGTGAAACTGAACTCGGCTGATTTCCAGCGTGGCGGCATTACCGAAGATGAAGTAGTTGCGGTCTTTAAAGCCATAGATGCTGTTGGAATCGATCTGATTGAGATTTCTGGCGGAACCTATGAAGCTCCGGCTATGGCGGGCGCGAAAGAGGATAAGCGCAAAGCCAGTACCATTGCCCGTGAAGCCTATTTCCTCGATTTTGCCGAGAAGATTCGTAAAGAAGTGAAGTGTCATTTAATGGTGACTGGTGGTTTTCGTACCGTAGCGGGTATGAATGCGGCACTCGACAGTGGAGCCTGTGATTTTATTGGTATTGCCCGCCCATTGGCAGTGGAAACTGATCTAACCGATCGTCTGATTGCGGGACAGGATGTACGTTATGCGGTGGATAAAATCAAAACCGGCATTCCCATGGTCGACAAGATGGCAATTATGGAAATCATCTGGTATGCCGCACAGTTTAAAGATATTGCACGTGGTAAACGTCCAAATCCAAAACTGTCACCGCTGAAAGTTTTTTTGAAATATGCCAAAAACAATATTACCGCGATTATTAAAGGGCAGATTAATTCACGCCGTAGTGCTTAA
- the pyrC gene encoding dihydroorotase: protein MNTITLLQPDDWHAHLRDGLSLKRTVPDLAKQFARAICMPNTVPPIKTVEEALAYRERIMAHVPEGVAFDPRMVLYFTDQTQPSEVKKIKESEHVNAIKLYPAGATTNSDNGVSDISKVYAVIEQLEEHQVPLLLHGEVTHNHVDIFDREKRFLDEVLSPLLKQFPKLKLVLEHITTSDAAHFVLEQDRNVAATITPQHLLFNRNDMLVGGIKPHFYCLPILKRQSHQQTLLEVATSSNPKFFLGTDSAPHSKNAKENACGCAGCYSAPTAIELYAQAFDQVGRLDRLEGFASHFGADFYGLPRNTNSITLVKEEQVIPESLDYLDGEQIIPLYAGKTIQWRKV, encoded by the coding sequence TTGAATACAATCACTCTTCTCCAGCCAGATGATTGGCATGCTCACTTACGTGACGGTTTATCTTTAAAACGCACAGTTCCCGATCTTGCCAAGCAGTTTGCTCGTGCTATCTGCATGCCAAATACTGTACCTCCCATCAAAACAGTTGAGGAAGCATTGGCTTATCGCGAACGCATTATGGCGCATGTCCCTGAAGGTGTCGCATTTGATCCACGTATGGTGCTTTACTTTACCGACCAGACTCAACCAAGCGAAGTCAAAAAAATTAAAGAATCTGAGCATGTCAATGCCATCAAGCTGTATCCAGCCGGTGCAACCACAAATTCAGACAATGGCGTCAGTGATATCAGTAAAGTCTATGCAGTGATTGAACAGCTTGAAGAACATCAGGTGCCATTGTTGCTTCACGGTGAAGTCACCCACAATCATGTCGATATTTTTGACCGTGAAAAACGCTTTTTAGATGAAGTACTTTCACCGCTTTTAAAACAGTTTCCAAAGCTTAAATTGGTTTTAGAACACATTACCACAAGCGATGCTGCACATTTTGTACTTGAACAGGACCGCAATGTGGCTGCTACCATTACCCCACAGCACTTACTGTTCAACCGTAATGATATGCTGGTAGGTGGTATTAAACCGCATTTCTATTGTTTGCCGATTTTAAAGCGTCAAAGCCATCAGCAAACATTACTTGAAGTTGCAACCAGTTCTAATCCCAAGTTTTTCCTGGGTACAGACAGCGCGCCGCATTCAAAAAATGCCAAAGAAAATGCCTGTGGCTGTGCCGGTTGCTATAGCGCCCCTACCGCAATTGAATTATATGCTCAGGCTTTTGATCAGGTAGGTCGACTGGACCGTCTGGAAGGTTTTGCCAGCCATTTCGGTGCGGACTTCTATGGTCTGCCGCGCAATACCAATAGCATTACCTTGGTCAAAGAAGAGCAAGTTATTCCGGAAAGTTTAGACTATTTGGATGGTGAACAGATTATCCCATTGTATGCGGGTAAGACCATCCAATGGAGAAAAGTGTGA
- a CDS encoding microcin C ABC transporter permease YejB, translated as MGIYILKRLLLIIPTLFFILLINFVVIQIAPGGPVEQAIQQAEAFQGLGATGGETAAAKNNYQGAKGLSAEMVEKIKAQYGFDQPAHIRFWDMLKSYASFDFGSSFFKDKPVTQLLWEKMPVSLSLGLWSTLLIYLVSIPLGIKKARQHGMLFDKSTSLLLAIGYAVPAFVFAVLLIVFFAGGSYFQWFPLQGLVSENFHSLSWLGKIKDYFWHMTLPLLAMVIGGFAGLTYLTKYSFMEELNKQYVLAARSKGLTESRVLYGHVFRNAMLIVIAGLPEALIGIFFVGNLFIEIIFNLDGLGLLGFEAIQQRDYPVIFGTLFLFTLLGLILRLISDVLYQVIDPRINFDSRGAE; from the coding sequence ATGGGCATATATATATTAAAAAGACTGCTGCTGATTATTCCAACGCTGTTTTTCATTTTGTTGATTAACTTTGTGGTGATCCAGATTGCGCCGGGTGGACCGGTTGAGCAAGCCATTCAACAGGCAGAAGCTTTTCAGGGCCTGGGTGCAACGGGTGGCGAAACTGCTGCTGCAAAAAATAATTATCAGGGAGCAAAAGGTTTAAGTGCAGAAATGGTGGAAAAGATTAAAGCCCAATACGGCTTTGATCAGCCTGCGCACATCCGCTTCTGGGACATGCTGAAAAGTTATGCCAGCTTCGATTTCGGCAGCAGTTTTTTTAAAGACAAGCCGGTGACGCAATTGTTGTGGGAAAAAATGCCTGTGTCCCTGTCTTTGGGTTTATGGAGCACTTTGCTGATTTATCTGGTGTCTATTCCCTTAGGCATTAAAAAAGCCCGTCAGCATGGCATGCTGTTTGATAAATCTACTTCGCTGTTACTGGCGATTGGTTATGCCGTGCCTGCCTTTGTATTTGCGGTGTTACTGATTGTGTTCTTTGCCGGTGGTTCCTATTTTCAGTGGTTCCCGCTGCAAGGTTTGGTATCGGAAAATTTTCACAGTCTAAGCTGGCTGGGCAAAATCAAAGACTATTTCTGGCATATGACCTTGCCTTTACTGGCGATGGTGATTGGCGGTTTTGCTGGGTTGACCTATCTGACCAAATATTCCTTTATGGAAGAATTAAACAAGCAGTATGTACTGGCAGCGCGCTCTAAAGGCCTGACAGAATCACGGGTACTCTATGGTCATGTTTTTCGTAATGCCATGCTTATAGTGATTGCCGGTTTGCCTGAAGCGCTGATCGGGATTTTCTTTGTTGGCAACCTGTTTATTGAAATTATCTTCAATCTGGATGGTTTGGGGCTGCTGGGCTTTGAAGCCATCCAGCAGCGTGATTATCCGGTTATTTTCGGAACCCTGTTCTTATTTACCTTGCTGGGTCTGATTCTGCGATTAATCAGTGATGTGCTGTATCAGGTGATTGACCCGCGGATTAATTTTGATTCGCGAGGTGCTGAATAA
- a CDS encoding GGDEF domain-containing protein produces MESKYNLAKLQYDKEKIEELIIRQSQRIGQVFPKKMEQEFWSKNLERARKHVQKYLWGGVLSYFIFILVILPSDYWVIDKQYIRHDFLNCSLGLANGAVCLLILFSFSHFPKLRPYFSLASMVLMFWAMISMSWLTLTVETVALRQQGMAILCMIYIMGSLISGVKPFQMLMTGFLAASLTVILFFLLHVDFDAVVLGRILFGSCVFGYVISHMIFARERMIYLFTMRTKISEKMHRIHNSELLHLSQHDDLTKISNRRSFDEMMEVFYQQTRQERSTLAILFIDIDFFKNYNDFYGHQKGDDVISSIAKSIKNAIRHMDFVARYGGEEFVVLLPETDAHGAYAVASNIYKAIERLEIPHEKSSISDFITISLGITVYYGEAELSKEELLKIADQALYRAKNLGRNQIYYQSLRSNIAATEFIKS; encoded by the coding sequence ATGGAATCCAAGTATAATCTAGCGAAATTACAATATGATAAAGAAAAAATAGAAGAGCTGATTATACGGCAAAGTCAGCGTATAGGTCAGGTTTTTCCCAAAAAAATGGAACAGGAATTTTGGTCGAAAAATTTGGAGCGTGCCCGTAAGCATGTACAAAAATATCTGTGGGGCGGCGTTTTATCTTACTTTATTTTTATTCTGGTGATTTTGCCCAGCGACTACTGGGTGATTGACAAACAGTATATCAGGCATGATTTTCTGAACTGTAGCCTAGGTTTGGCCAATGGTGCTGTATGCCTGCTGATTTTATTTTCTTTTTCACATTTTCCCAAATTGCGTCCCTATTTTTCTCTGGCTTCCATGGTGCTTATGTTTTGGGCCATGATTTCCATGTCCTGGTTGACTTTGACCGTAGAAACTGTTGCCTTACGCCAACAAGGTATGGCCATTCTATGCATGATTTACATCATGGGTTCCCTTATTTCCGGGGTAAAACCATTTCAGATGTTGATGACCGGATTTTTAGCGGCTTCGCTGACAGTCATTCTGTTTTTTCTGCTTCATGTTGATTTTGATGCCGTAGTACTTGGTCGTATTCTTTTTGGCAGTTGTGTGTTTGGTTATGTGATTAGTCATATGATTTTTGCGCGTGAACGAATGATTTATCTGTTTACAATGCGAACCAAAATTAGTGAAAAAATGCATCGGATTCATAATTCGGAATTATTGCATTTAAGTCAGCATGATGACCTGACTAAAATCTCAAACCGTCGTAGTTTCGATGAAATGATGGAAGTGTTTTACCAGCAAACCCGTCAAGAACGAAGTACTTTGGCGATCCTGTTTATTGATATTGATTTTTTTAAAAACTACAACGATTTTTATGGGCATCAGAAAGGCGATGATGTGATTTCCTCTATCGCCAAATCGATTAAAAATGCCATTCGGCATATGGATTTTGTTGCACGATATGGTGGGGAAGAGTTTGTGGTACTACTGCCTGAAACAGATGCTCATGGTGCCTATGCCGTAGCGTCAAATATCTATAAGGCCATCGAGCGTCTAGAAATTCCTCACGAGAAATCTTCAATCTCCGATTTTATTACCATTAGTTTAGGAATTACTGTTTATTATGGCGAAGCTGAGCTAAGCAAAGAAGAGTTATTAAAAATTGCTGATCAGGCTTTATATCGTGCCAAGAATTTAGGCCGTAACCAGATTTATTATCAATCTCTCCGTTCCAATATCGCTGCAACTGAATTTATAAAATCATAA
- the argG gene encoding argininosuccinate synthase: protein MSDNATILQNVPVGKKVGIAFSGGLDTSAALLWMKQKGAEPYAYTANLGQPDEDDYDAIPKKAEAYGAVKARLVDCRLQLALEGIAAIQCGAFHISTGGVPYFNTTPLGRAVTGTMLVTAMKEDDVNIWGDGSTYKGNDIERFYRYGLLTNPALKIYKPWLDQTFIDELGGRAEMSQFLIDNGFDYKMSKEKAYSTDSNMLGATHEAKDLEYLNAGIKIVDPIMGVAFWKEEVEIKPEEVSITFEEGFPVAINSQRIEDPVEFILEANRIGGRHGLGMSDQIENRIIEAKSRGIYEAPGMALLHIAYERLVTGIHNEDTIEQYRINGLRLGRLLYQGRWFDSQALMLRETAQRWVAKAITGTVTLELRRGNDYTIMNTESPNLTYEAERLTMEKGDSMFSPADRIGQLTMRNLDITDTRAKLGIYTGAGLLSVGTGSAVPQLKDKNK from the coding sequence ATGTCTGATAATGCAACTATCTTGCAGAATGTCCCAGTAGGCAAAAAAGTTGGTATTGCCTTCTCTGGTGGTCTAGATACTTCAGCTGCTCTATTGTGGATGAAACAAAAAGGCGCAGAACCTTATGCTTATACAGCAAACCTGGGTCAGCCTGATGAAGACGACTATGATGCGATTCCGAAAAAAGCGGAAGCGTATGGCGCAGTAAAAGCTCGCTTGGTTGATTGCCGCTTACAACTTGCATTAGAAGGTATTGCTGCGATTCAATGTGGCGCTTTCCATATCAGCACTGGTGGTGTTCCTTACTTCAACACTACGCCATTGGGTCGTGCAGTAACCGGTACCATGCTTGTTACCGCAATGAAAGAAGATGATGTCAACATCTGGGGTGATGGTTCAACTTATAAAGGTAACGACATTGAACGTTTCTACCGTTATGGCTTGTTGACTAATCCTGCGCTTAAAATTTACAAACCCTGGTTAGACCAAACCTTTATTGATGAGCTTGGTGGTCGTGCGGAAATGTCACAATTCCTGATCGACAACGGCTTTGACTATAAAATGTCAAAAGAAAAAGCTTACTCAACTGACTCAAACATGCTGGGTGCGACTCACGAAGCGAAAGATCTTGAATACTTAAATGCCGGTATCAAAATCGTTGACCCAATCATGGGCGTTGCATTCTGGAAAGAAGAAGTCGAAATCAAACCTGAAGAAGTATCAATTACTTTTGAAGAAGGTTTCCCTGTTGCGATTAACAGTCAACGCATTGAAGATCCAGTTGAGTTCATTCTTGAAGCCAACCGTATCGGTGGTCGTCACGGTCTCGGTATGTCTGACCAGATCGAAAACCGTATCATCGAAGCGAAATCTCGCGGCATTTATGAAGCACCAGGTATGGCACTTCTTCACATCGCTTACGAGCGTCTTGTGACTGGTATTCATAACGAAGACACCATTGAACAATACCGTATCAACGGTCTGCGTTTAGGTCGTTTATTGTATCAAGGTCGCTGGTTCGATTCTCAAGCGCTGATGCTTCGTGAAACTGCACAGCGCTGGGTAGCGAAAGCCATCACAGGTACCGTGACTTTAGAGCTTCGTCGCGGTAATGACTACACAATTATGAACACTGAATCGCCTAACCTTACTTATGAAGCTGAGCGTTTGACGATGGAGAAAGGTGATTCTATGTTTAGTCCTGCTGACCGTATTGGTCAATTGACTATGCGTAACCTTGACATTACCGATACTCGTGCAAAATTGGGTATCTATACAGGTGCAGGCTTACTTTCTGTAGGCACAGGTTCAGCTGTTCCTCAATTAAAAGACAAAAACAAATAA
- a CDS encoding amino acid permease, whose translation MQSSHTPNDATHQGNSAPLKRAMSTRHLVMISLGGAIGTGLFLGSGEVIAQTGPVGAIISYVLGGLIAYAVMLCLGELAVHMPESGSFGTYARRYIGPGTGYMITWLYWLTWTATLGTEFTAAALLMQEWFPEISVWIWTLVFAAIVFGLNMSSTKLFAESEFWLSLVKVVTVISFIILGLLAIFGVLSFQGHSSAPLFSNITAQGWFPQGLFPIFATMLIVNFAFSGTELIGVAAGETQDPAKNVPKAINAAIWRLLIFFVGTIVVISALLPHQMAGLGAEGVSSSPFVTVFTYIGISHAEDIIRFVIITALLSAANSGLYAASRMMWSLSDKKQLPAVFSKVNHRGIPFVAIIVTMLGAIPGLLSEQFAPETIFKNLLGVAAFTMVVVWMSICLSQFNFRRQWYKAGHTVQELGFAAPLFPIVPILGFVFCFITCISMAADPEMLAGFIGCLLFIAGCYLSYHVFYRKQN comes from the coding sequence ATGCAGTCATCTCATACTCCGAATGATGCTACGCATCAGGGCAATTCTGCGCCTTTAAAACGCGCTATGAGTACTCGACACCTGGTCATGATTTCGCTAGGCGGCGCAATCGGAACGGGGTTATTTTTAGGTTCGGGTGAAGTCATTGCACAAACGGGGCCTGTAGGTGCCATCATCTCCTATGTATTAGGCGGTTTAATTGCCTATGCAGTCATGCTTTGCCTGGGCGAACTTGCGGTGCACATGCCCGAATCAGGTTCGTTTGGTACCTATGCACGCAGATATATTGGTCCAGGTACCGGTTATATGATTACTTGGTTGTACTGGCTGACCTGGACTGCCACCCTTGGAACCGAATTTACTGCCGCAGCCTTGCTGATGCAGGAATGGTTTCCGGAAATTTCAGTCTGGATCTGGACCCTCGTTTTTGCAGCCATTGTTTTTGGGCTCAATATGAGTTCAACAAAGTTATTTGCAGAGTCTGAATTCTGGCTATCTCTGGTCAAAGTCGTGACCGTAATTAGCTTTATTATTCTCGGCTTATTGGCAATTTTTGGTGTGCTTTCCTTTCAGGGTCACAGCTCCGCGCCTTTATTTAGCAACATTACGGCTCAGGGCTGGTTTCCTCAAGGCTTATTTCCAATTTTCGCCACCATGCTGATTGTCAACTTTGCCTTCTCCGGAACTGAACTGATTGGTGTTGCCGCAGGTGAAACTCAGGACCCGGCTAAAAACGTACCCAAAGCCATCAATGCTGCCATCTGGCGATTACTGATTTTCTTTGTCGGTACCATTGTGGTGATTAGCGCGCTGTTACCGCATCAGATGGCGGGCTTGGGGGCTGAAGGTGTCAGTAGCAGTCCGTTTGTAACGGTATTTACTTATATTGGTATTTCACATGCGGAAGATATCATCCGCTTTGTGATTATCACTGCGCTATTATCGGCAGCCAACTCGGGTTTGTATGCCGCATCCCGCATGATGTGGTCTTTATCTGACAAAAAGCAGTTACCTGCCGTGTTCTCTAAAGTGAACCACCGTGGCATTCCTTTTGTGGCGATTATTGTCACCATGCTTGGTGCGATTCCGGGGTTATTGTCAGAGCAGTTTGCACCGGAAACCATCTTCAAGAACCTGCTTGGTGTAGCTGCATTTACTATGGTGGTGGTCTGGATGAGCATTTGCTTAAGTCAGTTCAATTTCCGTCGTCAGTGGTATAAGGCCGGTCATACCGTGCAAGAGCTAGGCTTTGCAGCACCGCTGTTCCCGATTGTACCGATTCTAGGTTTTGTGTTCTGTTTTATTACCTGTATCAGTATGGCAGCAGATCCGGAAATGCTGGCCGGCTTTATTGGCTGCCTGCTGTTTATTGCGGGTTGTTATCTCAGTTATCATGTTTTCTACCGAAAGCAAAACTAA
- the rnt gene encoding ribonuclease T, protein MEKSVTDETTPVIGQRFRGFLPVVVDVETAGFNSQTDALLEIAAIPIIYNEKGQFVPGEAHHAHINPFAGANLDRRSLEFIGIDPSNPMRIAMAEDEKSALKRIFKSVNEVRRQQNCTHAVLVGHNAHFDLGFVQAAIARTGTKNQNPFHSFSVFDTVTLSAVMFGQTVLAKSCIQAGIEFDGKEAHSALYDTQKTAELFCYILNKLAPHLLDTLMADQ, encoded by the coding sequence ATGGAGAAAAGTGTGACAGATGAAACCACACCAGTAATTGGTCAGCGTTTCCGTGGATTTTTACCTGTTGTTGTCGATGTCGAGACAGCAGGTTTTAACTCACAGACCGATGCCTTACTGGAAATCGCAGCAATCCCAATCATTTATAATGAAAAAGGCCAATTTGTACCTGGTGAAGCGCACCATGCACATATTAATCCTTTTGCAGGGGCGAATTTAGACCGCCGTTCTCTGGAATTTATTGGTATAGATCCGTCAAACCCAATGCGCATTGCCATGGCGGAAGATGAAAAAAGTGCATTAAAACGCATTTTCAAATCGGTCAATGAAGTTCGTCGGCAGCAAAACTGTACCCATGCCGTTTTGGTCGGTCACAATGCACATTTCGATTTGGGCTTTGTACAAGCGGCTATTGCCCGTACAGGGACCAAAAATCAAAACCCTTTTCACAGTTTTTCGGTGTTTGATACTGTGACTTTAAGTGCCGTGATGTTTGGTCAGACCGTACTGGCAAAATCATGTATTCAGGCTGGAATTGAGTTCGATGGTAAGGAAGCACACTCTGCTTTATACGACACTCAAAAAACGGCTGAACTGTTTTGCTATATTTTGAACAAACTCGCACCCCATCTACTTGACACCTTGATGGCGGATCAATAA
- a CDS encoding ABC transporter permease: MSPLMQARLKRFQENKLGFGCLILFAVIFVLSLASELIANDKPLLVSYKHSLYVPVFKSYPETTFGGVFETEADYKDPVVQQLIDEKGWAIWPLIQYSYQTPNLELAVPVPSAPTSQNWLGTDDQGRDVLARILYGLRVSLLFGFALTIASALLGIAVGAIQGYYGGWVDLLGQRILEVWGGLPMLFMVMILVSMFTPNVYWLFLIMLLFGWTTLVGLVRAEFLKARHLDYVRAARSLGVTDRTIMLRHILPNAMSSSLSQLPFMLTANITALTALDFLGYGLPPDAASLGELLLQGKSNLNSPWLALSGFFTLAIVLSLLIYIGEATRDAFDPRRQ; encoded by the coding sequence ATGTCCCCGTTAATGCAAGCACGCCTGAAACGCTTTCAGGAAAATAAACTCGGTTTTGGCTGCTTAATCCTTTTTGCCGTGATTTTTGTGTTGTCGCTGGCTTCTGAACTGATTGCCAACGATAAACCGCTGTTGGTAAGCTATAAACATTCACTGTATGTGCCGGTGTTCAAGTCTTATCCAGAAACGACTTTTGGCGGGGTGTTTGAAACTGAAGCTGATTATAAAGACCCGGTCGTGCAGCAATTGATTGATGAAAAAGGCTGGGCGATCTGGCCACTGATTCAATATTCCTATCAAACACCCAATTTGGAACTGGCAGTACCGGTGCCATCTGCACCGACCTCGCAAAACTGGTTAGGTACCGATGATCAGGGACGTGATGTATTGGCCCGTATTCTATATGGTTTGAGGGTTTCACTGCTATTTGGTTTTGCACTCACAATTGCATCAGCGCTTTTAGGTATTGCTGTAGGTGCGATTCAGGGCTATTACGGTGGCTGGGTCGATTTATTGGGACAGCGTATCCTGGAGGTATGGGGCGGTTTGCCGATGCTATTCATGGTGATGATTCTGGTCAGCATGTTTACTCCAAACGTCTACTGGCTGTTTCTGATCATGCTGTTATTTGGCTGGACCACTTTGGTCGGTCTGGTACGTGCGGAATTTTTAAAGGCGCGTCATCTGGACTACGTCCGTGCCGCACGTAGTCTGGGCGTCACAGACCGAACCATTATGCTGCGCCACATCTTGCCCAATGCCATGAGTTCCAGCCTGTCACAGCTCCCTTTTATGCTCACAGCCAACATCACTGCACTGACGGCATTGGACTTTTTAGGCTACGGTTTACCACCGGATGCAGCCTCTTTAGGCGAGCTGTTGTTGCAGGGTAAATCCAACCTGAATTCACCATGGCTGGCACTATCCGGCTTCTTTACTCTGGCCATTGTCCTATCTTTACTGATTTATATTGGGGAGGCGACACGTGATGCATTCGATCCAAGACGCCAATAA